The Sander lucioperca isolate FBNREF2018 chromosome 15, SLUC_FBN_1.2, whole genome shotgun sequence genome window below encodes:
- the ppp2r2d gene encoding serine/threonine-protein phosphatase 2A 55 kDa regulatory subunit B delta isoform, which produces MAGVAGGNDFQWCFSQVKGAIDEDVAEADIISTVEFNYSGELLATGDKGGRVVIFQHEQESKNRPHLRGEYNVYSTFQSHEPEFDYLKSLEIEEKINKIRWLPQQNAAHFLLSTNDKTIKLWKISERDKRAEGYNLKDEDGRLRDPFRITSLRVPVLMPMDLMVEASPRRIFANAHTYHINSISVNSDHETYLSADDLRINLWHLEITDRSFNIVDIKPANMEELTEVITAAECHPHQCNVFVYSSSKGTIRLCDMRAAALCDRHSKFFEEPEDPSSRSFFSEIISSISDVKFSHSGRYMMTRDYLSVKVWDLNMENRPVETYQVHEYLRSKLCSLYENDCIFDKFECCWNGSDSAIMTGSYNNFFRMFDRNTRRDITLEASRESSKPRATLKPRKVSTGGKRKKDEISVDSLDFNKKILHTAWHPKDNVIAVAATNNLYIFQDKIN; this is translated from the exons ATGGCGG GAGTTGCAGGAGGAAATGATTTCCAGTGGTGTTTCTCTCAAGTGAAAGGAGCGATAGATGAAGATGTTGCGGAAg CTGACATAATCTCAACAGTTGAGTTCAACTATTCTGGAGAATTGCTTGCAACTGGAGATAAAGGAGGCAGAGTAGTGATATTTCAACATGAACAGGAG tCTAAGAATCGTCCACACCTGCGTGGGGAGTACAACGTCTATAGCACTTTTCAGAGTCACGAGCCAGAATTTGACTATTTGAAAAGTTTAGAAATTGaggaaaaaattaataaaataagatGGTTACCCCAACAAAATGCTGCTCACTTTCTACTTTCGACAAATG ATAAAACTATCAAATTGTGGAAAATAAGTGAAAGAGATAAACGAGCAGAAGGTTACAACCTGAAAGATGAAGATGGACGACTCAGAGACCCCTTTAGAATCACCTCTTTACGG GTACCAGTACTGATGCCAATGGATCTCATGGTAGAAGCAAGCCCACGGAGGATCTTTGCAAATGCGCACACCTATCACATTAATTCCATTTCTGTAAATAGTGATCATGAAACGTACCTCTCCGCAGATGACCTAAGAATAAATCTATGGCACTTGGAAATCACAGACAGAAGTTTTA ATATTGTAGACATCAAGCCCGCCAACATGGAGGAACTGACAGAAGTAATCACAGCTGCTGAGTGCCATCCACACCAATGCAATGTATTTGTGTACAGCAGTAGCAAAGGCACCATCCGCCTGTGTGACATGCGAGCAGCGGCACTCTGCGATAGGCACTCAAAGT TCTTTGAGGAGCCAGAGGATCCAAGCAGCCGATCCTTTTTCTCTGAGATCATATCCTCCATCTCGGACGTGAAGTTCAGTCACAGCGGACGCTATATGATGACACGTGACTACCTCTCCGTCAAAGTTTGGGACCTCAACATGGAGAACAGGCCAGTGGAGACGTATCAG GTCCATGAATACCTTCGCAGTAAGCTCTGCTCCTTGTATGAAAATGACTGCATCTTTGACAAGTTTGAGTGCTGCTGGAATGGCAGTGACAG TGCCATCATGACCGGCTCCTACAACAACTTCTTCCGAATGTTTGACCGCAACACCAGGCGGGACATCACACTGGAGGCGTCCCGGGAGAGCAGCAAACCACGGGCTACGCTCAAACCACGCAAAGTGTCCACTGGTGGCAAGAGGAAGAAGGACGAGATCAGCGTGGACAGCCTGGACTTCAACAAGAAGATCCTCCACACTGCCTGGCACCCCAAAGATAACGTGATAGCTGTGGCAGCCACCAACAACTTGTACATTTTCCAGGACAAAATCAACTAG